Proteins encoded by one window of Paraburkholderia terrae:
- a CDS encoding phage major capsid protein, giving the protein MKFTIQEQIAAFEARRTTATTRMTEIMEAAAEAGATLDAAHQEEFDGLAQDLEAIDGHIHRLKTIETQVLRSASPIIVTDPASASAARAAAGANTAAPARSVTVQQNLPKGTAFTRYAIALARSRGNLMQAAAIAQAWQDSTPQVAAVLRAAVAAGTTTDPAWAAPLVEYQNMTGEFIELLRPATIIGRIDGFRRVPFNIQMPAQTSPSTAQWVGEGQPKPVSALAFETMRLGFAKVAGIVVLTDELVRFSNPSAEAIVQRDLVETITQLLDHDFVDPAKAEVEGVSPESITHNATYIDASGTTADALRTDVRSLFSAFTANNASVAGAYWIMDPVMALTIGMMVNPLGQVEFPGIDMNGGVFFGLPVVCSTNVPKDANGLYAIILVKPSEVLMADDGGVTLDASREASLQMNDAPAAGPAQLVSLWQQNMIALRAERFINWKPRRALACAYIRGANYAAPEEDDGGGA; this is encoded by the coding sequence ATGAAGTTCACCATTCAGGAACAGATTGCGGCGTTTGAAGCACGCCGCACAACGGCGACGACCCGCATGACCGAAATCATGGAGGCAGCCGCCGAAGCGGGCGCGACGCTGGACGCGGCGCACCAGGAAGAGTTTGACGGCTTGGCACAGGACCTCGAAGCAATCGACGGTCATATCCACCGCCTGAAGACCATCGAGACGCAGGTCCTGCGCAGCGCATCGCCGATCATCGTCACCGATCCGGCGAGCGCGAGCGCCGCACGCGCGGCAGCCGGCGCGAATACGGCTGCACCGGCACGCAGCGTCACCGTGCAGCAGAACCTGCCGAAAGGCACGGCGTTCACGCGCTATGCGATCGCGCTCGCGCGTTCGCGCGGCAACCTGATGCAGGCGGCCGCGATCGCGCAGGCGTGGCAGGACAGCACACCGCAGGTCGCGGCGGTGCTGCGTGCGGCCGTCGCCGCGGGTACAACGACCGACCCCGCATGGGCGGCTCCGCTGGTCGAGTATCAGAACATGACCGGCGAGTTCATCGAACTGCTGCGGCCTGCCACCATCATCGGCCGCATCGACGGGTTCCGCCGCGTGCCGTTCAATATCCAGATGCCCGCGCAGACCTCACCAAGCACGGCGCAGTGGGTCGGTGAAGGTCAACCGAAGCCGGTTAGCGCGCTCGCGTTCGAGACCATGCGCCTCGGCTTCGCGAAGGTCGCGGGCATTGTCGTGCTGACCGACGAACTGGTTCGCTTCTCCAATCCAAGCGCGGAAGCGATCGTGCAGCGCGATCTGGTCGAAACGATCACGCAACTGCTCGACCATGACTTTGTCGATCCTGCCAAGGCCGAAGTCGAAGGCGTATCGCCGGAGTCGATCACCCATAACGCAACCTATATCGACGCGAGCGGCACGACCGCCGATGCTTTGCGCACCGACGTGCGTTCGCTGTTCTCGGCGTTCACCGCGAACAATGCATCGGTGGCGGGCGCGTACTGGATCATGGACCCGGTGATGGCGCTGACGATCGGCATGATGGTCAATCCGCTCGGACAGGTCGAGTTCCCCGGTATCGACATGAACGGCGGTGTGTTCTTCGGTCTGCCCGTGGTGTGCTCGACCAACGTGCCGAAAGATGCAAACGGCCTGTACGCGATCATCCTTGTCAAGCCGTCTGAAGTGCTGATGGCTGACGATGGCGGTGTGACGCTCGACGCGTCGCGCGAAGCCAGCCTGCAGATGAACGATGCACCGGCAGCCGGTCCCGCGCAGCTTGTCAGTCTGTGGCAACAGAACATGATCGCGCTGCGCGCCGAGCGCTTCATCAACTGGAAGCCGCGCCGCGCGCTTGCCTGTGCGTACATTCGCGGCGCGAACTACGCTGCGCCCGAAGAAGACGACGGCGGCGGCGCTTGA
- a CDS encoding head-tail connector protein, which translates to MTGDLVTADEARAALRLDDDFPDTTIELAITGASDAVMAYLKRKLPYSDEDPCPPNVKQATLLLTGIFLRDPDGVEAQTWEQGYLPWAVCNLLHQRRDPAME; encoded by the coding sequence ATGACAGGCGACCTCGTGACGGCCGATGAAGCACGCGCTGCGCTGCGGCTCGATGATGATTTTCCCGACACCACCATCGAACTCGCGATCACGGGCGCCAGCGACGCGGTGATGGCCTATCTCAAGCGCAAGCTCCCCTATAGCGACGAAGACCCATGCCCGCCGAACGTGAAGCAGGCCACGCTGCTGCTGACGGGTATTTTTCTGCGCGATCCCGATGGCGTCGAAGCGCAGACGTGGGAACAGGGATATCTGCCGTGGGCCGTGTGCAATCTGCTGCACCAGCGCCGCGACCCCGCGATGGAGTGA
- a CDS encoding terminase large subunit: MTTAKHPARPTRTSDPVRAYARAVVSGKSAAGPHVRDACRRHLGDLKYARARGLRWDRAAAERAIDFFHDVLNLNGGEFEGKPFQLLPWQQFVVGSIFGWKRDDGTRRFREVYIEAGKGSGKSPLAAGIGLYMLVADGEARAEVYAAATRRDQAMVLFRDAVAMVQLSPALASRTTLSGRDDRVWNIAYVKTGSFFRPIASDESGQSGPRPHCGLIDEVHEHKSPTVINIMRAGKKGRRQPLILMITNSGFDRTSVCYEQHEYGARVSSGVIDDDAYFAYVCALDEGEEPFDDESCWIKANPSLGSTIANDYLREQVRQARGMPSLESTVRRLNFCQWVDAADPWISADLWCRCEVGAPPIAQPASEQEADRESRWNQVIANAQRERDALFERMHGRRIAGGLDLSGTRDLTALAIACEQDDGSVDALVEFWTPKDTMRDRGNHDRVPYEAWVKAGFLHACKGRAVDYGDVVRRLAALDAELAIGGLAFDPYRIKYFERDLDDENLSIRLVPHGQGFFRAAESGLWMPRSIEQVEQLVFERKLRVAFNPCLRWNVLSTVTETDPKNNRVFNKRKATGRIDGIVALTMAVALLLEGKTEREPEYQMFFL, from the coding sequence ATGACAACGGCGAAGCACCCAGCAAGGCCGACACGTACTTCTGATCCCGTGCGCGCGTATGCGCGCGCTGTCGTGTCGGGCAAGTCGGCCGCGGGTCCGCACGTGCGTGACGCGTGCCGGCGGCATCTGGGCGATCTGAAGTACGCGCGTGCGCGCGGCCTGCGATGGGATCGTGCGGCGGCCGAGCGCGCGATCGACTTCTTTCATGACGTGCTGAACCTGAACGGCGGTGAGTTCGAGGGCAAGCCGTTCCAGCTTCTGCCGTGGCAGCAGTTCGTCGTTGGCTCGATCTTCGGCTGGAAGCGCGACGACGGCACGCGCCGCTTTCGCGAGGTCTACATCGAGGCCGGCAAGGGATCGGGCAAGAGCCCGCTTGCGGCCGGGATCGGGCTTTACATGCTCGTGGCCGATGGCGAGGCGCGCGCCGAAGTGTATGCGGCCGCCACGCGGCGCGATCAGGCAATGGTGCTGTTCCGCGATGCCGTCGCGATGGTCCAGCTTTCCCCCGCGCTTGCATCGCGCACGACGTTGTCGGGCCGCGACGATCGCGTGTGGAACATCGCGTATGTGAAGACGGGCTCGTTCTTCCGGCCGATCGCATCAGATGAAAGCGGCCAGAGCGGACCGCGCCCGCATTGCGGGCTGATCGACGAGGTTCACGAGCACAAGAGCCCGACCGTCATCAACATCATGCGCGCGGGCAAGAAAGGCAGACGGCAGCCGTTGATCCTGATGATTACCAACAGCGGCTTTGATCGCACGTCCGTCTGCTATGAACAGCACGAGTATGGCGCGCGCGTGTCGTCGGGCGTGATCGATGACGACGCGTACTTCGCCTATGTGTGCGCGCTCGACGAAGGCGAAGAACCGTTCGATGACGAGTCGTGCTGGATCAAGGCCAATCCGTCACTCGGCTCGACCATCGCGAATGACTACCTGCGCGAGCAGGTCCGGCAGGCGCGCGGTATGCCGTCGCTCGAATCGACCGTGCGGCGCCTGAACTTCTGCCAGTGGGTCGATGCGGCCGATCCGTGGATCAGTGCGGATCTGTGGTGCAGGTGCGAGGTCGGTGCGCCGCCCATCGCGCAACCCGCCAGCGAGCAGGAAGCCGACCGGGAGTCGCGCTGGAATCAGGTCATAGCTAACGCGCAGCGCGAACGTGATGCGCTGTTCGAACGGATGCACGGCCGGCGCATCGCGGGCGGCCTCGACCTTTCCGGCACGCGCGACCTGACCGCGCTCGCGATCGCGTGCGAACAGGACGATGGCAGCGTCGATGCGCTGGTCGAGTTCTGGACGCCGAAAGACACCATGCGCGATCGCGGCAACCATGACCGCGTGCCGTATGAAGCATGGGTCAAGGCGGGCTTTCTGCACGCGTGCAAGGGTCGCGCGGTTGATTACGGCGATGTGGTGAGGCGGCTCGCCGCGCTCGATGCGGAACTGGCGATCGGCGGGCTCGCGTTCGATCCGTACCGCATCAAGTATTTCGAGCGCGACCTCGACGACGAGAACCTGTCAATCAGGCTCGTGCCGCATGGTCAGGGTTTCTTTCGCGCAGCCGAGTCGGGTTTGTGGATGCCACGCTCGATCGAACAGGTGGAGCAGCTCGTCTTCGAGCGCAAGCTCCGCGTCGCGTTCAATCCGTGTCTGCGATGGAACGTCCTGTCGACCGTGACGGAAACGGACCCGAAGAACAACCGCGTCTTTAACAAGCGTAAAGCCACGGGTCGCATTGACGGGATCGTGGCGCTGACGATGGCCGTGGCGCTGCTGCTCGAAGGCAAGACCGAGCGCGAGCCGGAATACCAGATGTTTTTCCTCTGA
- a CDS encoding HK97 family phage prohead protease → MKLERAYTLLEVRGTDEETRTIEGIASTPSPDRYEDVVEPLGAKYALPMPLLWQHRSDAPVGHVELAKPQADGIPFKARILDIDEPGSLKDRLDEAWQSVRLGLIRAVSIGFRPLEYSMIEGGGIRFLSWEWLELSLVTIPANGEATINVVRSIDASERAASGHGSSMIEQPASHIVRLHDDPLSRAREPFVIQTIHRSVK, encoded by the coding sequence ATGAAGCTCGAACGGGCCTATACGCTGCTTGAAGTCCGCGGCACCGACGAAGAGACGCGCACGATCGAAGGGATTGCGAGCACCCCGTCACCGGACCGCTATGAGGATGTGGTCGAACCGCTCGGTGCGAAATACGCGCTGCCCATGCCGCTGCTCTGGCAACACCGCAGTGACGCGCCTGTGGGACATGTCGAGCTTGCGAAGCCGCAGGCCGATGGCATCCCGTTCAAGGCGCGCATCCTTGATATCGACGAGCCCGGCTCACTGAAAGACCGGCTCGACGAAGCATGGCAGTCCGTCAGGCTCGGGCTGATCCGCGCGGTGTCGATCGGGTTTCGCCCGCTCGAATATTCGATGATCGAAGGCGGCGGCATCCGCTTTCTCTCATGGGAATGGCTTGAGCTTTCGCTTGTCACCATTCCCGCCAATGGCGAGGCGACGATCAACGTCGTGCGCAGCATCGATGCCAGCGAGCGGGCCGCGTCCGGCCACGGCTCGTCAATGATCGAACAGCCCGCCTCCCATATCGTGCGCCTGCACGATGACCCTCTCTCGCGCGCTCGCGAACCCTTTGTGATCCAGACTATCCATCGGAGCGTGAAATGA
- a CDS encoding phage portal protein, protein MMRLLGFDIAVSRAARGKPVPMDAHAVGSGTLRPFGSGGWWPLIVRESFSGAWQRNIELRPETILAYHAVYACITLISADVGKLAVRLMKADGAIWIETQSPAFSPVLRKPNRYQNHIQFVENWIMSKLTRGNTYVLKERDNRGVVVALYVLDPSRVRPLVADDGGVYYQLDIDVLAGVVTEGDTQVIVPASEIIHDRMNCLFHPLVGTSPLFACALAARQGLAILNDSAAFFENGAEPGGILVAPGAISDETAKRLKDRWEENYGGQNRGRIAVLGDNLKYEPLTMTAVDAQLIEQLRMTSEIVCSVFHVPGYMVGVGTAPTYNNIEALSQNYYSQCLQSLIESFELCMDEGLALPDTYRTELDLDGLLRMDTATMVKTLSDAVGGGIAAPNEARKKLNLRPMKGGDTPYMQQQNYSLAALDERDRNKPFAKPDPAPAGEQAASTSPNSGDADDDTARESGQERASRWLRQLLAGLTEGDDHA, encoded by the coding sequence ATGATGCGACTCCTGGGCTTCGATATCGCGGTCTCACGCGCGGCGCGCGGCAAGCCCGTGCCGATGGACGCGCATGCGGTCGGCAGTGGCACGCTCAGGCCGTTCGGCTCGGGTGGCTGGTGGCCGCTGATCGTGCGCGAATCGTTCTCGGGCGCATGGCAGCGAAACATCGAGCTACGGCCCGAAACCATCCTTGCGTACCACGCGGTTTATGCGTGCATCACGCTTATCAGCGCCGACGTGGGGAAACTCGCCGTGCGGCTGATGAAAGCCGATGGTGCGATCTGGATCGAGACGCAGTCACCGGCGTTTTCGCCCGTCCTGCGCAAGCCGAACCGCTACCAGAACCATATCCAGTTCGTCGAGAACTGGATCATGTCCAAGCTCACACGCGGTAACACCTATGTGCTCAAGGAGCGCGATAACCGCGGAGTGGTCGTCGCGCTCTACGTGCTCGATCCCAGCCGCGTGCGTCCGCTCGTTGCCGATGACGGCGGCGTTTATTACCAACTCGACATTGACGTGCTGGCGGGCGTCGTGACCGAGGGCGACACGCAGGTCATCGTGCCCGCCAGCGAGATCATCCACGACCGGATGAACTGTCTGTTTCATCCGCTCGTTGGCACCTCGCCGCTGTTCGCGTGTGCGCTCGCCGCACGACAGGGGCTAGCGATCCTCAACGACAGCGCCGCGTTCTTCGAGAACGGCGCGGAGCCCGGTGGGATTCTCGTCGCGCCCGGCGCGATCAGCGACGAGACGGCCAAGCGCCTGAAAGATCGCTGGGAGGAAAACTACGGCGGCCAGAATCGCGGGCGCATTGCGGTCCTGGGCGACAACCTGAAATACGAACCGCTAACGATGACGGCCGTCGATGCGCAGCTGATCGAGCAGCTTCGCATGACGAGCGAAATCGTCTGTTCCGTGTTTCACGTCCCCGGCTATATGGTCGGCGTTGGCACCGCACCCACCTATAACAACATCGAGGCGCTGTCACAGAACTACTACAGCCAGTGTCTCCAGTCGCTGATCGAGTCGTTCGAGCTTTGCATGGATGAAGGGCTCGCGCTGCCCGATACCTACCGCACGGAACTCGACCTCGACGGCCTGCTGCGCATGGATACCGCGACGATGGTCAAGACGCTGTCCGATGCCGTCGGCGGCGGTATCGCGGCCCCGAACGAGGCCCGCAAAAAACTGAATCTGCGGCCCATGAAAGGCGGCGACACGCCCTACATGCAGCAGCAGAACTATTCGCTCGCCGCGCTCGACGAGCGCGACCGCAACAAGCCTTTTGCCAAACCTGATCCCGCGCCCGCAGGCGAACAGGCCGCCAGCACCAGCCCGAACAGCGGCGACGCCGACGACGACACCGCGCGCGAATCCGGTCAGGAGCGTGCCTCGCGCTGGCTCAGGCAGCTTCTGGCGGGTCTGACGGAGGGAGACGACCATGCGTGA
- a CDS encoding phage terminase small subunit P27 family produces MPQPRKPTALRIIEGNREKRPLPKKEPKPRRGIPQPPPHLVGYALEEWERITPELYMSGVLTMIDGAVLAAYCQAYARWREAEDAILRMKQRDKLTAALMIKTKNGNAIQNPLVGVANRSMMLMQRFANEFGMTPAARARLEVDLHDNGEAPSKADTYF; encoded by the coding sequence ATGCCGCAACCTCGTAAGCCGACCGCACTGCGCATCATCGAAGGCAACCGCGAAAAGCGGCCGCTGCCGAAGAAAGAGCCGAAGCCGCGGCGCGGCATTCCGCAGCCGCCGCCGCATCTCGTGGGCTACGCACTCGAGGAGTGGGAGCGCATCACACCGGAACTGTACATGTCGGGTGTGCTGACGATGATCGACGGCGCGGTGCTGGCCGCCTACTGTCAGGCGTATGCGCGCTGGCGCGAGGCCGAGGACGCGATTCTGCGCATGAAGCAGCGCGACAAGCTCACGGCCGCGCTGATGATAAAGACGAAGAACGGCAACGCTATCCAGAATCCGCTGGTCGGCGTGGCGAACCGTTCGATGATGCTGATGCAGCGTTTCGCCAACGAGTTCGGCATGACGCCTGCGGCGCGCGCTCGTCTCGAAGTCGATCTGCATGACAACGGCGAAGCACCCAGCAAGGCCGACACGTACTTCTGA
- a CDS encoding phage head closure protein — translation MATKTTGMAAGALRHRVQLQEPVVQIDADTGEPVITDWLDHGQVWAAIESVSGREWLQSAAFREGVTTRIRIRWRDDVTSMWRVIHTRTSGDTVYCVDAVLPRYEGMSELHLMCGSGTNTAGGQP, via the coding sequence ATGGCAACCAAGACAACCGGCATGGCGGCCGGCGCATTGCGTCACCGCGTGCAGCTGCAGGAGCCCGTCGTGCAGATCGACGCGGACACAGGCGAGCCCGTAATAACCGACTGGCTCGATCACGGTCAGGTGTGGGCGGCGATCGAATCCGTGAGCGGACGCGAGTGGCTGCAATCCGCCGCGTTTCGCGAAGGCGTCACCACGCGTATCCGCATCCGCTGGCGCGACGACGTGACCTCGATGTGGCGCGTCATCCATACGCGCACGAGCGGCGACACCGTGTATTGCGTCGATGCGGTACTGCCGCGCTATGAAGGCATGTCCGAGCTTCATCTGATGTGCGGCAGCGGCACCAATACCGCAGGCGGCCAGCCATGA